The following DNA comes from Carassius auratus strain Wakin chromosome 46, ASM336829v1, whole genome shotgun sequence.
TTACATCCTAGAATGGAGCTAGGAGGTTGGAGGGatgttataattataaattatagaatAATAAAGACAAGTGATTTTGCAACCAAAAACTATTTGTGCGGCTGAAATATTGAGAGACAGCATTTTGAAAGTTAAACTTGACACGCTGAATCTCAGCACTTAAAATGCATGACTAACCATTCCCTGCTGTACTGAAGTTCTGAAACTGAAAGCAATAAAAATGACAGATGAACCTTTTACAGACCAAGAAAAATACTCCTCAGTCGCTGTTCCCCTAAACTGAAGAAAATTTCATACACTAATCCAAGCAGTCCAATTCATCAACAAAGTATTTTTTGGCAGAAATGCTCAATAAAAGAAGCTACGCCATATGTAACTATTACAATAAAATTTCCAGctactatatttaaaatgattcctACTGCAATCAATATTTAATGACCAGCTAAGAGGGTTTGCCATTACCCACATACTCTAGCCTGAAGCACTCCCCAAAATGCTTTGGATGTCTGTCTGGAGGTGCTGGGTTGACTGGAATGTGCTGCTGCCTGCTAGAATCAGTTCAAACCAACTCATCAGATGCCGTCATGAGAAAAAGATATAACGTTAGACGCCATAGATTCAGCAGAGCCCATTCCGACCAAAAAGTAAATTCTCTTGCCATTAATGACATTCTGAAGATGGACAgtggatatatattttttaaaatagctaCTATGGAAAACCAAAGTGAACTGTATTCTTggaattttttatatgtatcttaACGTCGTAATAATTTACATAACACATAAAAGTTATTCTGACTCATGATGGCAAACGCAACATTATTTCAATCGAGACATTAACTTTTCAGTTATATAGTTGCAGTTTGTTTTGACATCAAACGAAGATTGGCGACACTATAAACTGTTATAATACTAGtatatatgatttttaatttagaaaaaaaaggtttaaaagctCCCGGTGGGCCTGGATTGTTATTTACAGAACTGACCACAGTCGAACTGGGACTCAATTCAGAAGAAGAAACTACATCGATCGATGATAGGATGAAAACTTAAATGACACTTTACCTTTCTCTCCTCGGAGAACTTCCTAGGATGTACCCGAATGAACTCTGACTAACGTCAtcttaaaaagaaaagacaaataaaCGCTTTATTGTTGAAAAATCTCTGCTTTCCAACTCTCCGGCAGCGGAGCGTTGCTTGTGATTCCCACTCCTCCTACCAACGCGATGTAAAGCGGGAAACAATACGCGGTCACGCCTTATTTCAGTAAATtgcaatatttttcaaaataaaagtcttggaCAAAAACGgcaaaatatttgtattgaatACACTGGTATTGATAAATACAAAATTGAAAGGTTGCGGAACGAGAGGAAAGACCTTTGTTTAAAGaaactttaaacttaaaaaaaattattgctttTTTGTCTACTGTATGTAGAAGTAGCTTAATAGTTACAAAAATCTGGCCCACTAAAACAAAGGTTGCAGGACATTCCCAAATTTAGATTACCCAGATCAAATGACTAGTATAGCAGTCTTCAAGAAGTTTGTCTactctgtcattttaaatgaaaagcttGGTTACAGTTAATTAAAAGGCggataatatatttcataaagacTCTTCCCAAATGTGTGGTAGTAATTTAGAAACAACAAACTACACATTCAGACAAGCTCTATCAGTCCTGTATcagtttataattaaaaaaaagaatagttagaagaagaagaaaaacaatctTTGAATAAAAAGATATGTGAATTAGCTCAAAACTATCTTTCAAAAGCACGTCTTTTGAAAGTAGCTATTTGCTTGACATATGTGCCTTCTTTTCAGAGACTAACTATGCATGTAAAACATAGTCTACTAAAAAATATTGAAagtaacaataaaatgtaatcagtGTAACTCTTAAATTGATATCGTTTATTTGAGAATTAGCAAGGCTAAATATTTATAAGCATTGATGCATGCATAATTTTCCTCAAAACATATCTGCCAAAACACTATATGTGTCAACACAATCAGATGCAAAACCAGTGTCAAATctctataaatgtattataaatacagtaagCATTCGGGtaaatgaaagaataaatgaTTTGAGATGTTTTAGCTACATATTTTGTTGTGTCTACAACATGCCTGTGTGACCTTGTTGAAACAGGTAAAATAAGCAAATCGGTGTTCAATGAATGGTACAGAGACAGgacaacaaaattataataaaaaataataatattttatagcaaaataatacttttattaaccataaaaatattaaattgataaaaaagtgaCAGTATAATAGCGGTATAACCTGCACCTGCTGTTTTACTTCACTGGTCACGgtactttacatacatatatttgcactactcatattttgcacagactgcacactaTTCTAGCTATTACTGTAAATTatctaaagttgttactgtacaaagcacagtaaactatttctataaaaatatcattgcactagttattttgcatataatacattgtttaacaatacttttgcacactcatccaactgtatttattatcaCCGTTCTCacgttgctgctgttcataatgtatatataatcctaaaTTGCTCTGTTCAttatgtacatacaatccctacatttgcattcctatttatattttgtatatactttgcttaatactgtatatagcaacttcactgtacattttgtatatcatagcttcacttactttgcacttttatgtatataaaacactttattattgcaattctggttagatgcttactgcatttcattagctctacTTGttctctgcataatgacaataaagttgaatctaatctaatctaataaccatgaacatgcaaatgtttcttcattattaaaatgtttattttaaaatattaggtgtactacaagtatatatatatatatatatatatatatatatatatatatatatttttttttttttttttatgtgtttgaaagacaaaagcaTTCCAAAGATCTAGTAATACTTGGCTATATAATACACCGAgtgaaaattaaaactaaaaatgaatgtGTTCATCACGTTGTTGTGCAATGTTGAAACTTCTTAAACCAGAAATGTTTTAATCAGTGGTCAAATGCTGTGTAGCCCTCTGACTGGTGACTCGTCTTAGTGGGAATGTccacaaaactggaagactttctGAATGAATACAAGTGGTAGGCTAgaggaacatttaaaagatgaaaaagagaaaatataattatataataattagaaaaatcaATATACTGGTATCAAATTTGGGGATTCTGATTacgtaattcagattacatataATCACTTATATCCAGCTCTGATTATGCCTGCCCTGGAGGAGGCGTGGCTCTTTATTCTCCTAAAGCGCGTTCTCGGGACTACCAGAGGGGGCGCGCATGCGAGCACAGCAGTGGGTGTCAGAAAAGAGGAGGTGCATGGCGTGATACGCATCTCTCATttgagtttgtgtgtgcgtgcgtgtgttgtATGTGTGGAGGGGAAGCGCAACACACGTTGTGATATTCGCACTTCTAAACTGAGCTAGAACCAACTTTATTTCCCACTACTTTCGCTTTCATCGAGCGGAGGAGGACGTTCCGGAGTTTTTGTTTTAGGAGTAAGAAGGCAAATCCTCGGCTGTGGAGGAATAATGTCGGCGTCGTCGGCGAAAGTGAGCCGAAAGGAGCAGAACTCGAATCACGACGGAGCGGACGAGACCTCGGGTAAAGTAATGGCGGCCTCCTGCGCACCGCCATTTTCAGTAACTTACAATTCTTGCGTTTAAAGCACGAATATCAATTTTAACTAGCCGCTTggtgtttattttaacatttaaacaaagcCCGAGTTACCCAACAAAAGTCTTTTTTTGCGGTGAAATTTCAGCCAAGGGGTGTTGCGCGCACCGGAGGCCATGTTTCCTTGCGCGGCGGCTTCATTGTGCCACGCGCGAAGAACATTGCGCTAGCGCgccatttaatttataaaaacagtatAGTTCCTGGTTGTTTCCACTTATGTATGTGCTTAGCTCTGTGTTAAATACAATGTGGCTCGAGTGTTATTTGTGCATTGCATTGCGCCCATGTTGTGTGTTAATAGACTAACTGCTTATTGTGTCTCCCCCGCCATCACGAGCCGTTCCCACATTTGTCATTGAACCATGCTGCCGCTGCATCACAAATCACtgtaaatgtgttcaatgacGCTCAATTGGGTCAAAACGACTTTCTAATCCGATCTAACTGTTAATGCATGGCAATAATGTGTAATTCATTGGGAGGAAGGTAAATCTGGCCCAGCGCGTGGCCTCCTCCTCTGTTTAAACCTCGCGGCCTTGCGCAGCTATTGCTGAAACTGCACCGGATTGAGCCGGTTGTTTGGCGTTAACACCTCGGTTTCACTTTTAACTTCTCTTGTGTTTTTGAATCGAATATTCGATAATGTTGCTTTATTTTGTTAGTTTGATTTAAGAAATAGATCGTGTTTACATTGTGCAAATGCATTGTTAAGTGTAAAGTGGCATATGCAATTATTTGTGAAGTTGTGCTTTTATGTTAGTCCGTATATAAGGATTGCTTGCACATGCAATTTTGTCCTTATTTTTTGTAGGacaattatgcattttaatggCATAGTGAATTAGCATTTTTGTTAATCTTTCTGTTTATTGCATTTCAGAAAAAGAGCAACAGGAGGCAATTGAACATATTGATGAAGTACAGAATGAAATTGACAGGTGAGTTTGCCAGTGCTGCTCAGGTATCATTTGTTagctcatttaattttttttttcctgcttctGTTGCTTTGCTCAGATTGAATGAGCAGGCGAGTGAGGAAATCTTAAAAGTAGAGCAGAAGTACAATAAGCTACGTCAGCCGttcttccagaagagatcagaactTATAGCCAAAATTCCAAACTTCTGGGTCACAACATTCGTCAACCATCCACAAGGTGAGAAGATGCATACAATACTGAGACCATTTGAGGGTGATGTTAAATATTGTTGGTTTCTGATATGGTTCATATATTCTATTCTAATGAATTGTTTCTGATTAATAGTCTCAGCCTTGCTCGGTGAGGAGGATGAAGAAGCACTTCATTACCTGACCAGGGTGGAGGTCACAGAGTTTGAGGACATCAAATCAGGTTACAGAATAGATTTTGTAAGTACCCTTTTTCATCTGGTCGAGTCTGAGAGTAATAAACAGCTATGACCAACGAAGGTCTGACCTGTAATTTTATCTTATCTGCAGTACTTTGATGAAAATCCATACTTTGAAAACAAAGTCCTCTCAAAAGAGTTCCACTTGAATGAGAGTGGTGACCCATCTTCAAAATCCACTGAA
Coding sequences within:
- the LOC113064139 gene encoding protein SET isoform X1, yielding MSASSAKVSRKEQNSNHDGADETSEKEQQEAIEHIDEVQNEIDRLNEQASEEILKVEQKYNKLRQPFFQKRSELIAKIPNFWVTTFVNHPQVSALLGEEDEEALHYLTRVEVTEFEDIKSGYRIDFYFDENPYFENKVLSKEFHLNESGDPSSKSTEIKWKAGKDLTKRTGQTQTKAGKKRQHEEPESFFTWFTDHSDAGADELGEVIKDDIWPNPLQYYLVPDMDDEEGEGEEEDDEEEEGLEDIDEEGDEEEGEEDEEEDDGEDGEDDGEDD
- the LOC113064139 gene encoding protein SET isoform X2, which translates into the protein MSASSAKVSRKEQNSNHDGADETSEKEQQEAIEHIDEVQNEIDRLNEQASEEILKVEQKYNKLRQPFFQKRSELIAKIPNFWVTTFVNHPQVSALLGEEDEEALHYLTRVEVTEFEDIKSGYRIDFYFDENPYFENKVLSKEFHLNESGDPSSKSTEIKWKAGKDLTKRTGQTQTKAGKKRQHEEPESFFTWFTDHSDAGADELGEVIKDDIWPNPLQYYLVPDMDDEEGEGEEEDDEEEEGLEDIDEEGDEEEGEEDEEEDDGEDG